From one Anopheles bellator chromosome 1, idAnoBellAS_SP24_06.2, whole genome shotgun sequence genomic stretch:
- the LOC131205880 gene encoding insulin-like growth factor-binding protein complex acid labile subunit: MNVIVMLVTLCSVFVPFEARAAAYCPSRCVCDDVKLHVTCGEGELDVLPIALNPAIERLVIKFNRIKAIDSSIQFYTELTMLDLSYNHLLGIPKSIFMYQRRLLQLHLNNNKISSIGNKTFAGMGDLRVLNLRGNFIEGVTKRLFAALPNLEELNLGENQISSLHPDAFEGLTSLRILHLDDNAITSIPTPSFKPLRLLAELYLGLNTLYQLQTGAFEGLQHLRRLDVRGSMLVNLTIDTFRGLENVRSLDISDNHLLKVPTVSLSILTRLEELALGQNDFDTIPEGAFYGLANLRKVSISGALNLQRIQSGAFASNPNLDTIVIASNRLLAELDEGAFAGLPHIDNVILRDNAIRTFREELLPWKQLRNFDVSGNPLACNCHMRWMKDLLRAKPIETEQNQVICQYPDRFAGEPLREISSELLGCHLRPSKDRAVVGAVLVASAASLTTFILVAYRLRHRLVDVLGGPEWHNKRNALKEEKDLEFAKAYPEIEYHQPNYNIYTCNYQQTYATKPSPQHQFQQHIYETPIPVSDL; the protein is encoded by the coding sequence ATGAACGTGATCGTGATGTTGGTGACGCTGTGTAGTGTTTTCGTACCGTTCGAGGCCAGGGCCGCGGCCTACTGCCCGAGCCGGTGCGTCTGTGACGATGTGAAGCTCCACGTGACGTGCGGCGAGGGTGAACTCGATGTGCTGCCGATCGCCCTGAACCCCGCCATCGAGCGGCTAGTGATCAAGTTTAATCGCATCAAGGCGATCGACTCATCGATCCAGTTCTACACCGAGCTGACGATGCTGGACCTCAGCTACAACCATCTGCTGGGCATCCCGAAGAGCATCTTCATGTACCAGCGCCGGCTGCTGCAGTTAcacctcaacaacaacaagatcTCGTCGATCGGCAACAAGACGTTCGCCGGTATGGGCGATCTGCGTGTGCTGAACCTGCGTGGAAACTTCATCGAAGGTGTGACGAAGCGACTGTTCGCTGCGCTGCCCAATCTGGAGGAGCTGAATTTGGGTGAAAATCAGATCAGCTCGCTGCACCCGGACGCGTTCGAGGGGCTGACGAGCTTGCGAATCCTGCATCTGGACGATAATGCGATCACCAGCATTCCGACGCCCTCGTTCAAGCCACTCCGACTGTTGGCCGAACTGTATCTGGGGCTGAACACGCTCTACCAGCTGCAGACCGGTGCCTTCGAAGGGCTGCAGCACTTGCGCCGGTTGGATGTGCGCGGTTCGATGCTCGTCAACCTAACGATCGATACCTTTCGTGGTCTGGAAAACGTACGATCCCTGGACATCTCGGACAATCATCTGCTGAAGGTGCCCACGGTCTCGCTCAGCATTCTGACCCGGCTCGAGGAGCTGGCACTGGGGCAGAACGACTTCGACACCATCCCGGAGGGTGCGTTCTATGGGCTGGCCAATCTGCGAAAGGTCTCCATCTCCGGTGCTCTCAATCTGCAGCGAATCCAATCCGGTGCGTTCGCTTCCAATCCGAACCTGGACACGATCGTGATCGCCTCGAACCGTTTGCTGGCCGAGCTGGATGAAGGAGCCTTCGCCGGGTTGCCGCATATCGACAATGTAATTCTGCGGGACAACGCCATCCGGACGTTCCGGGAGGAGTTGCTGCCGTGGAAGCAGCTACGTAACTTTGACGTGTCCGGCAACCCGTTGGCATGCAACTGTCACATGCGCTGGATGAAGGATCTGCTGCGAGCCaaaccgatcgaaacggaGCAGAATCAGGTGATCTGTCAGTACCCGGATCGGTTCGCGGGCGAACCATTGCGGGAGATCAGCTCCGAGCTGCTCGGCTGTCATCTGCGGCCGTCGAAAGACCGGGCGGTGGTTGGCGCTGTGCTGGTGGCTTCGGCGGCTTCCCTTACCACCTTCATCCTTGTGGCGTACCGTCTACGCCATCGACTGGTGGACGTTCTGGGGGGGCCCGAGTGGCACAACAAACGTAACGCGCTCAAGGAGGAGAAAGATTTGGAGTTTGCCAAAGCATACCCGGAGATCGAGTACCATCAGCCGAACTACAACATCTACACGTGCAACTACCAGCAAACGTACGCCACGAAGCCGTCCCCGCAGCACCAGTTCCAGCAGCACATCTACGAGACCCCCATTCCGGTGTCCGATCTTTGA
- the LOC131205878 gene encoding probable maltase, giving the protein MWKVVLCVVILPLVPGFLADEHWWKHANFYQIYPRSFRDSDGDGIGDLRGVMEKVSYLRHELGVDAIWLSPIFKSPMADFGYDISDFRDIHPEFGTIEDLERLAAECKNQGLKLILDFVPNHSSDESEWFIKSVNKDPTYKDYYVWSPGKLLPNGTRVPPSNWISVFRGSAWEWNDVRQEYYLHQFLVKQPDLNYRNSALVKEMKDVLTFWLDKGVHGFRIDAVPYLFETEAANGVYPDEERSHTTDDPANPGYLIHTHTQNLDATFDMVYQWRKVIDDYKAAHNSDDIVLMAEAYTPLMNIIRLFGDNNAEGAHVPFNFEVLSNTFKDTTGKQFYDNIKRWLDVVPENRVSNWVLGNHDNRRVSSRLGVARADLYQIALNVLPGIAVTYNGDELAMEDVYISWKDTIDPAACNSNPKDYMLYSRDPVRTPFQWDDSVSAGFSSNRTTWLPVASNYRSLNYKAQKSAPRSHVKIFKALVRLRKQRTLREGSTDLQMIGDNIIVIKRHLENVSTIVAVLNFNKTAQSIKLSSVFPTLPAVFEVITSSMQTDYTEGSIVGRDEITLPADAAIVLEGNTAYGT; this is encoded by the exons atgtgGAAAGTGGTGCTGTGCGTGGTTATACTACCGTTAGTTCCAGGGTTTCTGGCCGATGAGCATTGGTGGAAGCATGCCAACTTTTATCAAATCTATCCGCGCTCATTCCGGGACAGTGATGGAGACGGGATTGGCGATTTGCGTGGTGTcatggaaaaagtttcctATTTGCGCCACGAGCTGGGTGTTGATGCGATTTGGTTGTCACCGATCTTCAAGTCACCCATGGCCGACTTTGGATACGATATTTCCGATTTCCGCGACATTCACCCAGAGTTTGGCACGATAGAAGATTTAGAAAGGCTGGCGGCTGAATGCAAGAATCAAGGTCTTAAGCTAATTTTGGACTTTGTGCCAAACCACAGCAGTGACGAAAGTGAGTGGTTCATCAAATCCGTAAACAAAGACCCCACCTATAAGGACTATTATGTGTGGAGCCCTGGCAAACTTTTGCCGAATGGAACTCGTGTACCACCGTCGAACTGGATAAGTGTTTTCCGAGGATCAGCCTGGGAGTGGAATGATGTTCGCCAAGAGTATTATTTGCATCAGTTCTTGGTCAAGCAACCCGACCTGAACTACCGGAATTCGGCACTGgtgaaagaaatgaaagatGTGCTCACCTTCTGGTTGGATAAAGGTGTTCATGGATTCCGTATTGATGCTGTTCCGTATCTATTTGAAACCGAAGCCGCCAATGGCGTATATCCAGACGAAGAACGGAGCCATACAACTGATGATCCGGCCAATCCCGGTTATTTGATCCATACCCATACTCAAAATCTCGATGCCACGTTCGACATGGTTTACCAATGGCGCAAGGTTATCGATGACTATAAAGCTGCCCATAATTCAGACGACATTGTGCTGATGGCAGAAGCATACACGCCGCTAATGAACATAATTCGTCTCTTTGGTGACAATAATGCTGAAGGCGCACACGTACCGTTCAATTTTGAGGTATTGAGCAATACCTTCAAGGATACGACGGGAAAACAGTTTTACGACAATATCAAGCGTTGGTTAGATGTTGTGCCAGAGAATCGCGTCTCGAACTGGGTG CTGGGCAATCACGATAACAGGAGAGTATCGAGCCGATTGGGTGTAGCTCGGGCAGATCTGTACCAAATCGCCCTCAATGTGCTCCCCGGTATTGCGGTTACGTACAACGGAGATGAACTAGCAATGGAGGATGTTTACATTTCGTGGAAGGACACAATCGATCCTGCGGCCTGCAACTCCAATCCGAAGGACTATATGCTCTACAGTCGCGACCCGGTGCGTACTCCATTCCAATGGGACGACTCTGTAAGTGCAGGATTTTCCAGCAATCGCACCACTTGGCTACCGGTGGCTTCGAACTACAGAAGCCTGAACTACAAGGCACAAAAATCGGCGCCTCGCTCGCACGTGAAAATTTTCAAAGCTCTGGTGCGCTTGCGCAAGCAACGGACGTTGCGTGAGGGGTCGACCGATTTGCAGATGATCGGAGACAATATTATCGTAATCAAGCGACACCTTGAGAACGTGAGCACGATCGTCGCAGTGTTGAACTTCAACAAAACAGCGCAGTCAATTAAACTCTCGTCTGTCTTCCCAACACTGCCGGCTGTTTTTGAAGTAATAACTTCCTCAATGCAAACTGACTACACAGAAGG CTCCATTGTTGGAAGAGATGAAATCACTTTACCAGCAGACGCGGCAATCGTATTGGAGGGCAATACTGCGTACGGCACATAG